From the genome of Anopheles funestus chromosome 2RL, idAnoFuneDA-416_04, whole genome shotgun sequence:
CAAATCGGAATTAGCTTTTTGTGGAAGGGATGTATTGGGATACACCGGCGAAGCGATAAGTTGTTCTGGCGGACAAGACAAGGTGGTCTACAGCAGCACAATCGTCGATGCACGGCAGTTTGATCTTGGTAGCCGTTCAAGGAACAAGTTTCGAAATGAACAGCATGTATCGGTGGGGTTTGCTTGCATTGGTGCTAACGGTGATCGTTGACGAATCGGGAAGCTGTAAGTTGACCTTAATGTagctgaaattgaaatttaattatttttgtatcTCCACAGCTAACCCTCAGGAGTATGATGGACGATCAATGCTGCAAGATTTCCGCAATCGTTTTATGACTTACGAGCACATTGAAATTGACGGTTAGTTGGGTTGCGGGGATATGTAAAATCGTGTATTCTTGTTGCATTCTAcacattgtttcgtttgtttagaATGCCCATTGAAATATCTTCGAACGGTGTACACGGATTTCTGCCATGTGGCcatcataaaaacaaatacctCTACGTGTCTGGGAGTGCTGGTGAATGATTATTACATCCTATCGACCGCTGAATGCGTGCCGGAAGATTGGAAGACGATTCATGTAcagttgcaaaacaatttcgaTCTCCCCATTGCCGATCGTATAGTCTACGGAGACTACAAGTCGCTTAAAGTACGCAGCGATCAGACACCGATTCTGTTGCGTATAAATGGAACGACTGAGTAAGTATAGATCAAAGCGATCGAATGTGAATTCTTATCGATCAGGTAATTGTCTGGATAAATTATGCAGCATATTAACAGCATATATGGCTTTAGTTACAGACTGCCATACGAAAATACGGCCGCTTGTCTTTGGCCAAAGGACAACATTATCTCCTACTCCAAAGTGCAGGATATAGCGTACGGTAAGTCCATAAGCACCAGTAGCTCAATTAAAGTGAACTAAAATCATTTTACTTTCAGATTCCACCTTGGATAATTTCATCCAAAACACGACCGTCTGCTCGGCTTCGATGCAGGAagtttgtttgaataaaaccTTCGCACAATGGTGTGAAAGGGTAAGTCCGGTAACAGCTGCAAACCCGCGGATGCCCGCGAAGATCATGTGaaacaatttacattttccatttcagaAACCAACCGGTAGTCTGCTGCAGATACGTGATTTGGACAAATACTCCATGCACCCGATGGTGGTCGGGTTGTTTTGCGATGAGCAGCAACAATTCGTTCCGGTATCGAGGTACGCCGACTGGATTCGCGATGTTATTGCTCGTGACCGAATTTTATTCGCAATTCCGGACGCTGGGCTAGGTGAAAAGTGTATCACCAAAAATGATAAGGAAGGTGTCTGTCTGCGCATCGAAGACTGCCCGAACGTTTTCAAGCAGCTGAAAAGTATGGCACGCCAATTAACCTCACTAGAACAATGCGGGTTCGATGGAGATCATCCTTTGAATTGTTGTACACCGGATGATATGTTGAAGGGCGaagacaaaaaagagaaactgCAAAGCATTGCGCATGAAATCGAACATTGCCATGAGCTGTACGATGTGTACCGAAGGACTACAAAGGAACAGCAGCTTCACTCGCAGCTAGCTCTCATACGCAACGAACACAACAAGGTGGAGTGCGTCGGAACTCTCATTTCGAAGCAGTTCGTGTTAACTGCAGCCCAGTGCGTACTACGGTAAGTTACCTTCCGGGGTAAATATGAATTGCACAACAGTTCAATAGTATTATCACCTTTTCTTTCAATTATAGCATCAACTCAAAACTCAGCTCAGTAAAGCTGGGAGTTACCGCGTTTGATGACAAAAAGGTACAAATACGAACGATCGTGTCGACCGTGATTCATCCAATGTTTGATCATCAATCAAACCACTACAACATCGCCATTTTGACACTGGATACACCTGTTACTATTACCGAGTACAGTGTGCCGGCTTGCATGTGGCCGGAAAAAGATCGTATGCCTGCTAAGCTCACCACAACGGGGTACGATACTATAGCAGACGCCGTAACGTTTAGCACGGTCAACCCACTCTACTACATCGACTGTCGGCTAAAGTACTACTCGAACCTTACACTGACGGAGGCGTGCGTACTACCGGAAATGGACGTTGTTCATTGTGACGAAGAACCGACGGCTTGTGCCGAATCTGGTACGGGATTGTACGGTACCGTGTACATGACGTCGGAATGGAAACCGGTTAACTACGTGGTCGGGATCTACAGTATCGGTGCCCAGTGTGCGCAAAGGCAACCGGCCATATACACACGTGTCAGCGAGTATTTCCCATGGATCAAGGCTGAATTATACTTGATGGCACAGGATTTGTGAAGAGTAAAGCGATGGAAATTATATTACGAAATTTCATTGATTGTATTTTCTTGTAAGCTTTGTAACTCACAAATATAGCTCATAATAAGCATCTTCAAATATGTTGTTATTATTGA
Proteins encoded in this window:
- the LOC125764885 gene encoding proclotting enzyme-like, which produces MHGSLILVAVQGTSFEMNSMYRWGLLALVLTVIVDESGSSNPQEYDGRSMLQDFRNRFMTYEHIEIDECPLKYLRTVYTDFCHVAIIKTNTSTCLGVLVNDYYILSTAECVPEDWKTIHVQLQNNFDLPIADRIVYGDYKSLKVRSDQTPILLRINGTTDYRLPYENTAACLWPKDNIISYSKVQDIAYDSTLDNFIQNTTVCSASMQEVCLNKTFAQWCERKPTGSLLQIRDLDKYSMHPMVVGLFCDEQQQFVPVSRYADWIRDVIARDRILFAIPDAGLGEKCITKNDKEGVCLRIEDCPNVFKQLKSMARQLTSLEQCGFDGDHPLNCCTPDDMLKGEDKKEKLQSIAHEIEHCHELYDVYRRTTKEQQLHSQLALIRNEHNKVECVGTLISKQFVLTAAQCVLRINSKLSSVKLGVTAFDDKKVQIRTIVSTVIHPMFDHQSNHYNIAILTLDTPVTITEYSVPACMWPEKDRMPAKLTTTGYDTIADAVTFSTVNPLYYIDCRLKYYSNLTLTEACVLPEMDVVHCDEEPTACAESGTGLYGTVYMTSEWKPVNYVVGIYSIGAQCAQRQPAIYTRVSEYFPWIKAELYLMAQDL